In Glycine max cultivar Williams 82 chromosome 10, Glycine_max_v4.0, whole genome shotgun sequence, the DNA window gaacaaaatgaaacaaaaagcaaAAGCTAAACCCCCTCTGATTCCCGAAGAAAGCACCGTATTCAATGCTTACACAAGCGCCATTAAACGAAGTGAAAAGCTAAaccctcttctcttctctctctctctctctctctcttattttattttgttcattcaCCTTACTGTCCCTATAAAACCCAAAACTCAACCCCACCCAAAAACAGAACCCTCTTCTtctacctctctctctctctctctctctctccagaTTCTTCCCCTTCCATGGATGCTTTGAACTTCCTCAAATTCTGGAGAAACGCCACCATGAGCACAACCTCCGAACCCCACCTTGTTGTTGAAACCGACACCGAATCCGACGAAGACGACTCATTCTTCGACTTGGAGCTCACGCCACTCGATTTCGAcaacaaagaaaacaacaccAACACCACCACAACCAAAAACGACGACGACCCAAAACAAACGACAACAAGCGAACTCAAAAGTCTTGGCTCCAAAGACAACTTACTCAGCAAAACAGACAATGGCGTTCAGCGTAAAACACCACTTCCCCTGTCTCCTCCTTCCGAACCTATCTCCAAACGTAAGGTCCTCCCAATCGAACCTATCTCCAAACCTCAGTCCCCCATTGCGCTTCTCAGGTCCGCCCCGAGCTTCAGAATCTTCATGTTCCGAAAGCGAAACAGAACACCTCCACAACAGAAAACAGAGCACTCTGTTAACGAAGCAAAAGTCTTTGCGGTGAAGCTCAGCGTCGACGATTTTCGTTCCTCTCCCGCGCTCAGCAGGGACAACAGCACGAGAAGCTTTGGGAGCAAGGTTCGGGGTTTGAGCTACGAGGAAGAACCGAAGCCGGAGCGGTTTTCGAAGGAGGTGTTGCGGAAGTACCTGAAGCTGATAAAGCCGCTATATGTTAAAGTTTCTAAGAGGTATAGTGATAAGGTGAGGTTCTCCGGTGAGGGTTATGCGGCGTCGCCGTCGTCGTCGCCGTCGGTCGCCTCTGTTTCTTCGAGGACGGAGAAACAGGGGAAGGGGATGAGGGTGGTTTCGAAGCATTTAGGAAAGAGTAGGTCGGCGTCGTCGACGGTGGCGGGTGTTAGTTCTCCGGCGAAGAAGAGCGATGACACGATGCAGCAGCAGCTTGATGGGATCCAAAGCGCCATCCTTCACTGCAAAAGGTCCTTCAACTCCAGAGGTAACTTTTTCTTTCACTAATgttacatttaaatatttaattaattaggttAATTATTCTGATTTATGAGTTGTaacgtaattttaattttaatttgattttgtttttgcagAAGGATCAATGTATTCGGTGAGGAAATCATTTGATGGTGAACATGGGGAAAAAGTGTAATCTTGAGGATTTTGTTGTGAAAGAAGAAGCTCAAGCTGATACaacagaagagaagagaaaaaaatgttatttttttgtattatctATCTAGTGCATTGtaaagaaaagggaaagaggGGAGAGGGATAGTTGTGATGATTAGTGAGTGTGTGGGAGGCAGGCTCCCCTCCCCTGGTGGTCAGTGAATGTATGTAAATTAATGGTTAATGGGGCATTATGAAAAGAATCAAAGGGATCTTCTACTGTATCTCTGTCTGCTGTGTGTGGGTTTTGCACTTTGCACTCTGCTTGAGGTTTattttgatattgatttgatgCCCATCAAATGATTCAAGGCAAcaacattttcattttgtgatCATTGAGATGACTTCCAAGTTCCATCTCAACTCAATTCTAATGCCTTTCTTCTTTACATCCTTCTTGCAATGGCTGGTGACAAACAAGTGATGTGAGAGAAGTATTTTGATGGCAagaattttgtgaaattaatttGAGAC includes these proteins:
- the LOC102669208 gene encoding membrane-associated kinase regulator 5, producing MDALNFLKFWRNATMSTTSEPHLVVETDTESDEDDSFFDLELTPLDFDNKENNTNTTTTKNDDDPKQTTTSELKSLGSKDNLLSKTDNGVQRKTPLPLSPPSEPISKRKVLPIEPISKPQSPIALLRSAPSFRIFMFRKRNRTPPQQKTEHSVNEAKVFAVKLSVDDFRSSPALSRDNSTRSFGSKVRGLSYEEEPKPERFSKEVLRKYLKLIKPLYVKVSKRYSDKVRFSGEGYAASPSSSPSVASVSSRTEKQGKGMRVVSKHLGKSRSASSTVAGVSSPAKKSDDTMQQQLDGIQSAILHCKRSFNSREGSMYSVRKSFDGEHGEKV